The nucleotide sequence CCATCTTTTCATATATTATTAGCCTTCAATGAACCTTGAGTAAAAGAACCCTAACGCCGTTTTTCTTCGGTCGCCAGAAAAacatttttggccggaaaactcatttttggccggaaaactcaatcttttcgtcccaaacctctttgtaaccttattacacACCTTTAGGAAACATTTCTAGTAAAAAAACCCCAAAATTATTAAGATCGCCGTAAAAACTtcttttggccggaaaactcaactttttagcCGGAAAACTCAAAATTGTCGTCCCAAACTTGTTTGTAACCATAGATCGATCTTTAGGAACTTTTTTCTgaccaaaaacgtttttcccgcGACCGGAGGCTAatggcgttagggttctgttagtcaagGTCCACTGAATGCCAATATGTGAAAAGATGGGACCACCAGTGGAAACTTTTGAAGTTAGGACCGTTGCCGGCCAACGGACAATAGttgtaattattaaaataatagttGTAATTATTAAAATCTATTATTGCTAGCAATTTTTAACAAACGAGTTGAAGGTCATTCTTTAGGCGAACATGTGAATAAAGAGGTTTAGATCCTTCCTCATATGAACATGGTGCTACCACCAAACTTAAATAACTCTTTGATTTTATACGTTTTAGTTTTCTTTCAAAATAAAATAACTCCTTAATCTAATACGTTTACTTTTTttcataataaaataaaatatactaGAGTCCATCGTTCTATTTTTCGAAATATTGGGTGAGAAAGTTTGTCAAGCAACCAAATATAGGACGCCAACCCCCACCAAACCATACACTCGACCGCAAATTTGTAGTAGACTACCCACCCTCTTCAATATAATGCAATTAAAATATCTTAAACCCTTTTTgccattaaatagttttttacaTAAAAAAACTACCCTAACTTGTAAGTTAAAATAATTTAACATTTTTGCCCAGTTTAAGCAAATAAAAACCAATCAAAATATTCTGAATTTTCATGCAAAACTATTTAATACAATCATCACAATTCATAACCAATTTTGGATACTCACCTTAATATGCATTATCTTAAAAAACACAATAAAAACCAATCAAAATTTTCTGAATTTTCATGCAAAACTATATAATACAATTTCATAACCAATTTTGCATACCCACCTTAATATACATTatcttaaaaacatttttgtaatattttatatttaaactCGATACATAAATAATTAAATGTTGCAATAATTTAAGTCTTCTCCACCTTATCTAATCATGTTAATTAGAGTAAACTAGTAAATAATCTAATCATGTTAATTAGAGTAAActagtaaataaaagaaaaacttcAATTTCAATCACAAGTCATTTTCAACTTTATTGTTAACCAAAACTTTGTGTTGTTCATCTTCCCATCTCCTCTTTCAACTCTATATAACATCCATGATTTCTTCCAAATGAACATACCATTCCTGATTTCAAGCTCTCAACCATTTGATCAGGTACACACTCATGAAACACACATGTGGTAGTAGTATGATCATTTGCATGCTCAAACTCACACTTATCTTCACTTGTTCATACATTTAATAACATATTGTTTTTTGTTAACAACTTTTGATGGTTTAACATGTAACAGGCTTAATTTCCAAAATCATCAACTTTGCTATAATGGGAAGTACGAAAACCAACAACGACAACCAAGGGGTCGAACTCATTGTCACAAGGACCGAAGAGCCAACACTTGTGCAACCCTAtgagaaaaccgaaaagggtctCTATTTCCTATCCAACCTGGACCAAAACATCGCGGTTATAGTACGCACAATTTATTGCTTCAAGTCAGAGAAAAAAGGAAACGAAACAGCCGCTGAAGTGATCAAAGACGCTTTGTCTAAGGTTCTTGTTCATTACTACCCCGCTGCGGGGAGGTTGACACTTAGCCCCGAGGGGAAGCTAATTGTGGATTGCACCGATGAAGGCGCTGTTTTTGTTGAGGCCGAAGCTAACTGTAATATCAAAGATATTGGTGATCATACAAAGCCTGATCCAGTCACTCTTGGCAAATTAGTTTATGACATTCCTGGTGCAAAAAACATTCTTGAGATCCCTCCTCTTGTTGTTCAGGTTACCCACTCTCTTTTTAACTCATGTTTTATTTACCACACAAATGCATTTTAGTATTAGAAAGTTCCCACAGTTTTCTACTAAAAATTGTTTTTGTACTAAACACACTCTTGTGGTTAAAACATACAGGTGACACTATTTAAAAACCTTggctaaaatttatataaaatcTGATATTAGATATTGTAATATCAAACATAGATCTTTGTAATTTGGCTCCTCATCATTATcgtactcagtaaatcccaccagggtctgaggagggtaagatgtagacagtcttacccCTATCCCATAGAAACAGAGAGACTGCTTCTAGTGAGACctccgactcgatagtagttttgcatcaagtctTGGACaaaaggcacataacactcagcaacaATCGGGataaaggccgattagtgcatgtacccttgtcttccggctatcaacgccaccacatgatgcatgattaatcgTCCGCCGCTTGTAACGTttttttcacgaaattagtaaaataatgttaaaattagTGTAATTTCACTTTAACGTGATCTTTGTAATTTGGCTAAAAATATTTAAACTTTGGTAGGTGACAAAATTCAAATGTGGAGGATTTGTGCTTGGATTAGGCATGAACCACAACCTCTTCGACGGAATCGCCGCGATGGAATTCATCAATTCATGGAGTCGAATCGCGAGAGGATTACCGCTAAAACAACCTCCATTCCTCGACCGGACACTTCTCAAGGCCCGAAACCCTCCAATCGTCGAATTTCCTCACGACGAATTCTTAGAGATCGAAGACATATCAAACACTGCTGATCTCTACAAAGAAGAATTATCCTACAAATCATTCTGTTTCTCGCCAGAAGATCTCGAAAACCTAAAAGCCCAAGCCATCATAGAGGGACCAATGTCCAGTTGCACCACTTTTGAAGCTCTATCAGCTTTCGTCTGGAAAGCCAGAACCGAATCGTTGAAAATGAAACCCGAACAGAAGACTAAACTTCTGTTCGCGGTTGATGGACGGGCTAAATTCAATCCGCCGTTGCCAGAAGCATACTCTGGCAACGGCATTGTTCTCACCAACGCTATATGCACAGCGGGAGAACAAATCGAAAACCCGCTATCCTTTACTGTTAAACTAGTCCATGACGCGGTTAAAATGATTACAGACGGTTACATGAGATCTGCTATTGATTATTTTGAAGTGACCCGAGCTAGACCGTCATTATCGTCCACATTGTTGATTACAACATGGTCGAAGCTGTCGTTTCACGCTAATGATTTCGGTTGGGGGGAGCCGGTTATGTCGGGTCCGGTTGCGTTACCTGAAAAGGAAGTGATATTGTTCTTGTCTCATGGTGAGCAGAGGAAAAGTGTGAATGTGTTGCTTGGATTGCCTGTTTCTGCTATGAAAACATTTGAGGAGCTCATGAAGCGTGTTTAAGATTGATTGATTTAAGGTTGTTTCATAATTCATGGGGTTTGTGTCTGTTGAAGTGTATTTGTTATttgttcatcatttttatgtttaTTGTTTGTTACAGAGTTTATATGGATTATGATATATTGGATGCTGAATTCACACTGAAGTTGTATTAAATATGTGGGAAAATGAGAGTTTATATGTTATTGTTTTTGGTTTTTCTGAAAAGTCTATTACTTGTGTGTTAAGTTTAAATTATTATTGTTGTAAGTTGCAAACTTTGCTACTTTATTGACAAGATATATTTGGATTGCTACTACATATATGATAATTTTATGGGAAATCATGAGAATAGATATACGTTTGACTAAACATATTAGCAAAATAggaattgattttttttttataattttcaattaGGCAATCCAAAACAACaatttattttgtatttttcaagTAGCCAATTCAAAATAATCAATCATAGGACAAATTAGCATGGTTTGGTTTGATTTggttcggttattagcattaACCGTAACCGTAATcgaagtcatcggttaatcggttaagttaatttgtcggttttcggttcggttcgatTAATTTCGATTAATAACCAAATCAAACAAGGGCTAAGATTTTTGCTTAGAAATGCatgtaatggaggtataaatacatgaaatagatgtataaatagatgaaatggaggtataaatacatgaaatgaaagtagaaaacatgaaatacatgaaatgtaggtataaatgctagaaatatatgaaaatataaatggtTCGGTTCGATTAATTTCGGTTAACCAATGGTACAAGAAATAACCGATAATCGactttcggttaatttcggttcaaTTTAGTCGGTTTTCAGTTAACGGTTTAGTTATTGCACACCCCGTCATAGCCCACACTCCGATTATTTGCCACCTTCATAACGCACACTCTTAATCGTTTGCACCTCCATAGCCCGCACTCAAATATTTCGACACATTCATAGCCCATACTTAGAACCATCTACACCTCCATAGCCCATACTTTGATAATTCCTTATTTTAGTAGGTCACACTTAGAAAAGTCAATGCTTATTTCAACAAATGTAAAGAGTCAATGCCTATATTTGCTAATATGTTCAGTCAACATGcctatttaaataaattttcactAATCTTTTGTATTTGGATTTATtaaagaataataaaataacGCATGCAAACTAAACATGTTATTTGAATGATAAGTCTCACAAATAACTCAAACTATTGAACGTACAAATAATTTGGTAAATGGTAAACCACACATAGGGGCTTTGACTAGTGATATGTGGTGTTGAGCTGATAGAATGTCCTTGAGTCTACCTTGGTTAGGATTAAGTTTGAGCACATGTCGTTGCACACTTTATTTGCTTTGGTTATGAGGTATCTATACCTAGATTTAACGGGAAATATCCACCAAAATTTGTCACGATATTCTTAATTATTCTTTCGTATGGTATGTTAATAGGAATAAAAAGACTAAATATCAAATGGGTTAATTAGTTTCAACACCATTATTGACATTGTAATCATTTCTCTCTCGATGTTTATATAATTCTAGCGTTTAAAAAAATTAGCGATTAGTGAGCATGTGCTTGTCTATGACATAGAGGAACACTTTTCTTATTTGACTTTGCTTTTTGATATGCATAAGTCATACCTTTTAAGCTAAAGCAAGTTGAGCACTATGTTTTTATTGTAAAAGTTGTACATCATGACACTTTATATATGTTTTGGCTGAACGATGTGGGTCATGAAGAGGGGAGGGCAAGCCCTTTCACGTCCCAAACACCACCCCACGATGATATATGGGCGGCGTTGCCCTTTTGGGCAACGGAATTCTCATGGGTGCGGGGGCATATTTGGGGTTTGACCGAGTGGTTTTGTAGGGTTTGACCAATCAATGATCTAATAAAtgatttaatttaaaaaaataacatgcCTCTTTGCCTGTCACCCCACGCTTTTTATGTTTTGGAGGACAAAGCCCCCACTGCTTAGGGGGCGTACACATGACGGGATTTGCTCCCTTTAAAAGATTATATGACCTTGACAAAGCCCCACTGCTAAGGAAGCTTTTGGGACCATCTTGATTGAATGGTCTTCGACTTAGCTTGGAGCACAATTTTCTtccctttgcccgtttgggtcgggggtGTGTGTGTTGTTTAgccttttgcccgtttgggtcggaggtgtgtttttaatgaagttctcttttcaaaaaaaaaaaaaagttaaaggtAAGCCCAAAGTTGATGACACACTATCAACATCGCACTACCTGCGCGTTGACTTCCCTTTAAAAGATTATACGACCTTGACAAAATGCTCTTTAAACATTGACAAAAGATTATATGGACTAGTGGTAGAGGGAAAACCCTCTAGGTGTTTAAATAGAAGTAGACTCATGGGTTCAATACCTGTAAAGTGTA is from Helianthus annuus cultivar XRQ/B chromosome 9, HanXRQr2.0-SUNRISE, whole genome shotgun sequence and encodes:
- the LOC110879942 gene encoding omega-hydroxypalmitate O-feruloyl transferase yields the protein MGSTKTNNDNQGVELIVTRTEEPTLVQPYEKTEKGLYFLSNLDQNIAVIVRTIYCFKSEKKGNETAAEVIKDALSKVLVHYYPAAGRLTLSPEGKLIVDCTDEGAVFVEAEANCNIKDIGDHTKPDPVTLGKLVYDIPGAKNILEIPPLVVQVTKFKCGGFVLGLGMNHNLFDGIAAMEFINSWSRIARGLPLKQPPFLDRTLLKARNPPIVEFPHDEFLEIEDISNTADLYKEELSYKSFCFSPEDLENLKAQAIIEGPMSSCTTFEALSAFVWKARTESLKMKPEQKTKLLFAVDGRAKFNPPLPEAYSGNGIVLTNAICTAGEQIENPLSFTVKLVHDAVKMITDGYMRSAIDYFEVTRARPSLSSTLLITTWSKLSFHANDFGWGEPVMSGPVALPEKEVILFLSHGEQRKSVNVLLGLPVSAMKTFEELMKRV